A single Cyprinus carpio isolate SPL01 chromosome A20, ASM1834038v1, whole genome shotgun sequence DNA region contains:
- the LOC109100409 gene encoding LOW QUALITY PROTEIN: DNA-binding protein RFX6-like (The sequence of the model RefSeq protein was modified relative to this genomic sequence to represent the inferred CDS: inserted 2 bases in 1 codon), which translates to MPMKRNIGSPLKNDMFHQLQASQTKRACKNADDLHATILVDQDNLGKNMFFKARLDEEEDSGIKSEADESNGSISSEEDLSHVDYSKTFSVKQIVPKKSISQIIKDKKKQTQLTLQWLEENYIVCEGVCLPRCILYAHYLDFCRKEKLDPACAATFGKTIRQKFPLLTTRRLGTRGHSKYHYYGIGIKESSAYYHSVYTGKGLTRFSGSKLKNEGGFTRKYSLSSKTGTLLPEFPSAQHLVLQESVSKDKVDTLIMMYKTHCQCILDNAINVNFEEIQNFLLHFWQGMPEHLLPLLENPVIVDIFCVCDSILYKVLTDVLIPATMQDMPESLLADIRNFAKHWEHWMVSSLENLPEILSEKKLPIARRFVSSLKRQTSFLHLAQIARPALFDQNVVTSMVNDIDKVDLNSIGSQALLSITSDQDSDFYSEYDSISVFQELKDLLRKNATVESFIERLDSVVEQKVIKPSKQNGRSVKKRAQDFLLKWSFFGARVMHNLTLNNATSFGSFHLIRMLLDEYILLAIETQFNNDKEQDLQNLLEKYMRSADASKATFTASPSSCFLANRNKSSVASSDSTVKDENPPDHDFLSLTAAQQGLGASTVVYHSTDPDNFTISGQMDYSQNSAPLMTPPISPAMINRSSVINQGPMAVRPQSSCPIQPQVSCQTFSDTMYQSLHNTSSGSYPSSSYYQPVFRAQTHTPTSAYQARAESGRFVPFSGHQLTKDCFSSSCTVSPYSSRAAVTGYAASGDPVMDTEGVQLLDSTGYSFGGSAASGDGCSGLVCSSGHNGYYSSSGYVDAQRMGTFIDQHVSVISSVSSIRSVSAYAEVHDPLNILDDTSRKTTRPYYTELSAMGAHTTGSSIAXIPAPSTPCMYGSPAPYHSQNALLPLQGTTEIREMVSSLPPINTVFMGSTGGPS; encoded by the exons CATTTCCTCTGAAGAGGACCTCAGCCATGTGGATTATTCGAAGACGTTCTCTGTGAAACAAATTGTGCCAAAGAAAAGCATCAGTCAGATCATCAAGGACAAGAAGAAACAGACTCAACTCACTTTACAATG gcTTGAGGAAAATTACATAGTTTGCGAAGGTGTTTGTCTGCCACGGTGCATCCTCTACGCTCATTATTTAGACTTTTGTCGGAAGGAGAAATTAGATCCTGCTTGTGCTGCCACATTTGGGAAG ACCATAAGGCAGAAATTTCCTCTTCTAACTACACGGAGACTTGGAACCAGAGGCCATTCGAA GTATCATTATTATGGTATTGGAATCAAGGAGAGCAGTGCGTATTATCACTCTGTGTACACTGGAAAAGGTTTGACACG ATTCTCTGGAAGCAAGCTAAAAAATGAG GGGGGATTCACCAGGAAATACTCCCTTAGTTCTAAAACAGGAACTCTTTTACCTGAATTCCCAAGTGCACAGCATTTAGTGCTTCAGGAGTCTGTTTCAAAAGATAAG gTCGACACATTGATTATGATGTACAAGACTCACTGTCAGTGCATTCTGGACAATGCCATTAATGTCAACTTTGAGGAG ATCCAGAACTTTCTGCTTCACTTCTGGCAAGGAATGCCTGAACATCTCCTGCCACTGTTAGAGAATCCAGTTATCGTGGACatcttctgtgtgtgtgactCTATACTCTACAAA GTTCTGACTGATGTTCTCATCCCTGCTACTATGCAGGACATGCCGGAGAG TCTTTTGGCAGATATTCGAAATTTTGCCAAGCACTGGGAACACTGGATGGTGTCTTCCTTGGAGAATCTTCCAGAAATCCTCTCAGAAAAGAAACTGCCCATAGCACGACGATTTGTGTCCTCCTTAAAGAGACAGACCTCATTCTTACATCTTGCACAG ATTGCAAGACCTGCACTTTTTGACCAGAATGTAGTGACTTCTATGGTGAATGATATTGATAAGGTGGATCTGAACAGTATTGGTTCTCAAGCACTCCTTTCGATTACAAGTGACCAAGATTCAGACTTCTACTCTGAAT ACGACTCCATTTCAGTGTTTCAAGAGTTGAAAGACCTCCTGAGGAAAAATGCCACAGTGGAGTCTTTCATTGAACGGCTGGACTCAGTGGTTGAGCAGAAAGTTATTAAG CCCAGCAAACAAAATGGTCGGTCAGTGAAGAAGCGAGCTCAAGATTTCCTTCTGAAGTGGAGTTTTTTTGGCGCACGAGTGATGCACAATCTCACCCTAAACAACGCTACTAGCTTTG GCTCGTTCCATCTCATTCGGATGCTTTTGGATGAGTACATCCTACTAGCCATTGAAACACAATTCAACAACGACAAAGAGCAAGACCTTCAGAATCTACTGGAGAAATACATGAGGAGTGCAG ATGCTAGTAAGGCTACATTCACCGCCTCCCCAAGTTCCTGTTTCTTGGCCAATCGGAATAAATCCAGTGTGGCGTCCAGTGATTCGACTGTCAAGGACGAGAACCCACCGGATCATGATTTCCTGTCGCTCACAGCTGCACAACAGGGGCTCGGGGCCAGTACTGTTGTGTACCATAGTACCGATCCAGACAACTTTACTATATCTG GTCAAATGGATTACTCACAGAACAGCGCCCCCCTGATGACCCCTCCAATCTCTCCTGCCATGATCAACCGTAGCAGTGTGATTAACCAGGGCCCGATGGCTGTGAGGCCGCAGAGCAGCTGCCCCATCCAGCCCCAGGTGTCCTGCCAGACCTTCTCTGACACCATGTACCAGAGTCTGCACAATACTAGTTCTGGCTCTTACCCCAGCTCCTCTTACTACCAGCCTGTGTTCAGAGCTCAGACTCACACTCCAACATCAGCCTATCAGGCTCGTGCTGAAAGCGGCCGCTTTGTACCCTTCTCTGGACACCAGCTGACCAAAGACTGCTTCAGCAGCAGCTGCACCGTGTCTCCCTACAGCTCGAGGGCTGCAGTGACTGGATACGCAGCCTCAGGTGACCCTGTGATGGATACTGAAGGCGTACAGCTGCTGGACTCCACAGGGTACAGCTTTGGAGGAAGTGCTGCCAGTGGAGATGGATGTTCAGGTCTAGTTTGCAGCTCTGGGCACAATG GATATTACAGCAGCAGCGGGTATGTGGACGCTCAGAGGATGGGCACGTTTATCGATCAGCATGTGTCAGTTATCAGCAGCGTAAGCAGCATTCGCTCTGTTTCGGCCTATGCTGAAGTGCACGACCCTCTCAACATCCTAGATGACACAAGCAGGAAGACAACAAGACCCTACTACACTGAACTGTCTGCAATGGGCGCACACACCACAG GATCCAGCATCGC CATTCCTGCTCCATCGACACCCTGCATGTATGGAAGTCCTGCTCCTTATcactcccagaatgcactgctgcCTCTCCAGGGGACCACAGAGATCAGAGAAATGGTGTCATCTTTGCCCCCCATTAACACTGTGTTCATGGGGTCAACTGGTGGGCCGTCCTGA